From Cryptococcus decagattii chromosome 13, complete sequence, the proteins below share one genomic window:
- a CDS encoding acetolactate synthase, small subunit produces the protein MSHRALSAPLRAIRGNRLQQTATRCASTKTPSPPKPIDDSTSALDYKLHKHGRRLPHLVTQHPRSPSAEEAVTNILYNTPPPSTEPFKRHRLNCLVQNEPGVLSRVSGILAGRGFNIDSLVVCQTEIRDLSRMCIILKGQDGVIEQARRQLEDLVPVWAVLDYTKTSCVERELLLAKVSILGPEFAEAQLSGPIPDTSFEHAVENQNAENPPSFVAQGEPQGDDKIQRELALARSFESAAQPTPATALYPSRSGAGQDMSASEALIAKNLHLSAIKTLADQFGGRVVDVAENSCIVELTAKSSRVDSFLSLMRPFGVLEAARSGVMVLPRTPIPRYGEEDELAAEKEEIDVSLLPPG, from the exons ATGTCCCACAGAGCTCTTTCCGCGCCTCTCCGCGCCATCCGAGGTAACCGCTTACAACAAACAGCTACAAGATGCGCGTCCACAAAGACGCCCTCTCCTCCAAAGCCCATTGACGACAGCACCAGCGCCCTCGACT ACAAGCTCCACAAGCACGGTCGAAGACTGCCTCATCTCGTCACTCAGCACCCTAGGTCTCCTTCTGCTGAGGAGGCCGTCACCAACATCCTTTACAACACCCCTCCTCCCAGCACTGAGCCCTTCAAGCG ACACCGATTGAACTGCCTTGTTCAGAACGAGCCTGGTGTCCTCTCTCGCGTTTCTGGTATCCTTGCCGGTCGAGGTTTCAACATTG ACTCTCTTGTCGTTTGCCAGACCGAAATCCGAGACTTGTCCCGTATGTGCATCATCCTCAAGGGCCAGGACGGCGTGATCGAGCAAGCCCGTCGTCAACTCGAAGACCTCGTCCCCGTCTGGGCCGTGCTGGACTACACCAAGACATCTTGTGTGGAACGCGAGTTGCTCCTTGCCAAAGTCTCCATCCTCGGCCCCGAGTTTGCCGAGGCCCAACTGTCGGGTCCTATCCCCGACACCTCGTTTGAGCACGCGGTGGAGAACCAGAACGCGGAGAACCCGCCTTCCTTTGTCGCCCAGGGTGAGCCTCAGGGAGATGACAAGATTCAACGTGAACTCGCGCTTGCGCGTTCCTTTGAATCCGCCGCTCAACCCACTCCTGCCACTGCCCTCTACCCTAGTCGATCAGGGGCCGGTCAAGACATGTCTGCAAGCGAGGCGTTGATCGCGAAGAACTTGCACTTGTCTGCTATCAAGACGCTTGCCGACCAGTTTGGTGGACGCGTAGTGGATGTGGCTGAGAATAGCTGTATCGTCGAGTTGACCGCCAAGAGCTCGAGAGTGGACTCGTTCTTAAGCTTGATGAGGCCATTTGGTGTGCTCGAGGCCGCTCGGTCTG GTGTGATGGTTCTCCCGCGAACTCCCATCCCCAGGTACggcgaggaggacgagTTGGCTgctgagaaagaagagattgacGTTAGCTTGCTTCCTCCCGGATAG